One genomic region from Anticarsia gemmatalis isolate Benzon Research Colony breed Stoneville strain chromosome 7, ilAntGemm2 primary, whole genome shotgun sequence encodes:
- the LOC142974497 gene encoding uncharacterized protein LOC142974497 isoform X1, with translation MDPVGPWSAYSYNRLAGVQAGAASGDFHHHLASGGSGLGSQSVPSTTSQLLLQAAHTTASLAGQLGSSTASPFNPAGFLSPPAVGYDAVFSPLFHHANPKPAHYSSSALQAQHRQVIAQAQAAVASKQSSVESELSSLRENYSHQTLAAQGTSFFDQSSTPGSTTGLSWQGNNQLPSPFGILPHESVVPSSPSPATTKASATYENFNAHFAAAQTLNNHLNSQISSAGKQTNRSGSPATAPKQPATSTSSTFFQSPSFGNQTDNSYSTSSAKSGQLSSQQDYAGSKSYSSSASSTAHSQQSCIVSTPPVTSSSTPSSKDYRTSSSTTSRPSASIYSSQSPKHTSSEKSSRTNSISSFVPPTVKPPLVQTKAQSKIYPELTTNDQRKSCDSNEKVQPQSSPISYSIMDAPGRLNYSSSSGGSSKSNRINNSQYSASQNSSFRHYQSGNNIESDYHVRAKSSSSTDTGYSSSSSQNGPDCGVVVPRRQSPSQAAPQTSPLDHGSSPAYPMYHSPMNSINSPQQHTDHYNKVNSAAPRSPLDASVTRSPQNNQVAYPSVITRALGLEQNKTYNESRYERNQTTGQGCWDNDRQAPRKYSSNSSSASYNNGGLTETNTHNEEAVSQNQSSSRSLSLPDKQNYFDGSNVALQDLSSCRGDPMSIVKNLQSLQQSCQLQDVKSSKNQTPVSVPTISNKIPSRRKSVEKPVPHANMNELSNVVMADYLANRIPPPAHSSTSNQQQNGSYFDFERWNLPPPPPKMFPGTSAFGSQAPLHATNFANQHQALAMPHGHALTYFPPFHLGPHPDFQSSVELTPLSSFSETPPSASSSSFSTPETREEEQPKVVVPNIEEELGFLAEQRANTASTVAPSSQQQNINSTSQDATSKIMDKKFNVPVTGPGSGFMASYLKFLQGERDTSPPPAGRGARKSTWSRTTNNTTNNKPYTQNDHNKSQCDTNSTQSANGAMAPTNVINSGMSLSNPVMSSSAGLGATGLLGANQIHGASSNLLTSQTKELDDPRYYNLNKDRKRKYDGSEEATYDAEEEARRLNKPVLNVPSTPLNDKGKNKGRTTMNKPTPSAVVAPQPAAPKKPRPPAPPPVTSLQAAPQQQYYYQHQPDEVAAHGANMGYGLYGTTDNDNKANRNMQHIKSHQQVTSSGQIDNTRPIEEMPYQSGEFIALKSELNEMWPAIWRVDGKTLLQKYEPFEESGKVLYRNISTYTVWNPENKKLYTQVPVKVRSQTHLETIVELVRSELPFDDCSFIEKRMLETQMYQENFEVYIQTLISHALDPNFLTEIFQEQDEYFLSNVKTVDEVTETMRARVSGGAASGGGAGARALDAALATWPGLSVAGGSGACRACARAAVARLLLYGQPYNPATLEPVQPDARLAYEKEFLVCATCCSRVQLYSRISHQKYLMYSECSKRVTEKRMQNPSKDTTVILNELLADEVWLSQLFRDVRHSWAEAESWERKLRHAMARQMI, from the exons ATGGATCCAGTAGGACCATGGTCAGCATATTCATACAATCGGTTAGCAGGGGTCCAGGCCGGTGCTGCAAGTGGGGATTTTCATCACCACCTAGCAAGTGGTGGTTCTGGATTAGGCAGCCAATCAGTGCCATCTACTACCAGTCAGTTGCTTCTGCAAGCAGCTCACACAACAGCATCTCTAGCTGGACAACTTGGTTCATCAACTGCCTCACCCTTCAATCCTGCAGGATTTCTATCACCACCTGCAGTTGGGTATGATGCAGTGTTTTCACCACTGTTCCATCATGCAAATCCAAAACCTGCACATTACAGTTCTTCTGCCCTGCAAGCACAACATCGACAAGTTATAGCTCAAGCTCAGGCTGCAGTTGCATCAAAACAATCCTCAGTGGAATCAGAACTCTCTTCCCTAAGAGAAAATTATTCACATCAAACACTAGCAGCACAAGGGACATCATTTTTTGACCAGTCTTCAACTCCTGGCAGTACTACAGGATTGAGTTGGCAAGGAAATAACCAACTCCCTAGCCCATTTGGAATTTTACCTCATGAAAGTGTTGTGCCCTCATCTCCGAGTCCAGCAACAACAAAAGCATCAGCCacttatgaaaattttaatgcaCATTTTGCTGCTGCACAAACTCTCAATAACCATCTCAACTCACAGATATCCAGTGCTGGTAAACAAACTAATAGGTCAGGATCACCAGCAACTGCACCTAAACAACCAGCTACTTCAACGTCATCAACATTTTTTCAATCTCCTTCTTTTGGAAATCAGACTGATAATTCATATAGTACAAGCAGTGCAAAGAGTGGTCAACTTTCATCACAACAGGATTATGCAGGAAGTAAGTCCTATTCAAGTTCTGCAAGTTCAACTGCTCATTCACAGCAATCGTGTATAGTGTCAACTCCACCTGTAACCTCTTCCTCAACACCTTCCAGCAAAGATTACCGAACATCATCCAGTACCACTTCAAGACCATCAGCTTCCATATATAGTTCTCAGTCCCCAAAACATACTAGTAGTGAAAAATCTTCCCGAACAAATAGTATAAGTAGTTTTGTACCACCTACAGTCAAGCCACCACTAGTACAGACTAAGgcacaaagtaaaatatatccAGAATTAACCACTAATGATCAAAGAAAGAGTTGTGATTCAAATGAAAAAGTACAGCCCCAGTCATCTCCAATAAGTTATTCTATAATGGATGCACCTGGAAGATTGAATTACAGTAGTAGTAGTGGAGgttcatcaaaatcaaatagGATAAATAATTCCCAGTATTCTGCTTCTCAAAACTCAAGTTTTAGACATTATCAGAGTGGAAACAATATTGAATCAGATTATCATGTGAGAGCAAAAAGTAGTTCTAGTACAGATACCGGATATTCTAGTAGTAGTTCACAAAATGGTCCAGACTGTGGTGTGGTTGTCCCTCGAAGGCAAAGTCCTTCTCAAGCAGCACCACAAACCTCTCCCCTAGATCATGGGTCTAGTCCTGCCTACCCTATGTATCATAGTCCAATGAATTCTATAAATTCTCCTCAGCAACACACTGATcactataataaagtaaatagtgCAGCACCGCGATCTCCTCTAGATGCTTCAGTAACAAGATCACCTCAAAACAATCAAGTAGCTTATCCTTCAGTTATAACTAGAGCTTTAGGtcttgaacaaaataaaacttataatgaAAGTAGATATGAACGAAATCAAACGACTGGGCAAGGTTGTTGGGATAATGATAGACAGGCACCTAGAAAATATTCTAGTAATAGCAGTAGTGCTAGTTATAACAATGGTGGTTTGACTGAAACTAATACTCATAATGAAGAAGCTGTTTCTCAAAATCAATCTTCCAGTAGATCATTAAGCTTGCctgataaacaaaattattttgatggTAGTAATGTAGCTTTACAAGATCTTTCTAGCTGTCGTGGTGATCCTATGAGTATTGTAAAAAACTTACAAAGTTTACAACAAAGTTGTCAATTACAAGATGTTAAGTCCAGTAAAAATCAAACCCCAGTATCTGTTCCTACAATATCAAATAAGATACCTTCGAGAAGAAAGAGTGTAGAAAAACCTGTTCCCCATGCAAATATGAATGAGTTGTCTAATGTAGTTATGGCCGATTATTTAGCAAATAGAATTCCTCCGCCCGCGCATAGTTCAACTAGTAATCAACAACAAAATGGTAGCTATTTTGATTTTGAGAGGTGGAATCTTCCTCCCCCACCTCCCAAAATGTTTCCCGGCACTTCAGCTTTTGGTTCACAAGCTCCCTTACACGCCACAAATTTTGCTAATCAACATCAAGCGCTAGCCATGCCCCATGGACATGCCCTTACTTATTTTCCACCCTTCCATCTAGGCCCCCATCCTGATTTCCAGTCTTCTGTGGAGTTAACACCATTGTCGTCATTTAGCGAGACTCCACCTTCGGCTTCCTCGTCATCTTTTTCGACGCCTGAAACACGTGAAGAGGAACAGCCTAAGGTGGTAGTACCTAATATAGAGGAAGAACTTGGTTTCCTTGCAGAACAACGGGCAAATACTGCATCGACGGTAGCACCCTCTTCACAGCAGCAGAACATTAACAGCACTTCACAAGACGCTACTTCAAAAATAATggataaaaaatttaatgttcCTGTCACGGGCCCCGGTTCAGGTTTCATGGCTtcttatttgaaatttttacaaGGGGAGCGTGACACATCTCCTCCACCGGCCGGCAGAGGCGCCAGAAAGTCTACGTGGTCTAGAACTACAAATAACACAACAAATAATAAGCCTTATACACAGAATGATCATAATAAAAGTCAATGTGATACGAATTCGACGCAAAGTGCTAATGGGGCCATGGCGCCGACGAACGTGATAAACTCAGGTATGTCACTAAGTAATCCAGTCATGAGCTCTTCAGCTGGCTTGGGTGCAACAGGCTTGTTGGGTGCTAATCAAATACACGGCGCATCGTCGAATCTTCTTACGTCTCAAACAAAGGAGTTAGACGATCCCCGCTACTATAATTTGAATAAGGATAGAAAACGTAAATATGACGGCAGCGAAGAAGCCACTTACGACGCCGAGGAAGAAGCGAGAAGGCTTAATAAGCCAGTGCTTAATGTGCCTAGTACACCTTTAAAtgataaaggaaaaaataaggGTCGAACAACAATGAATAAGCCGACACCGTCGGCGGTAGTGGCGCCTCAGCCGGCCGCGCCTAAGAAGCCACGACCTCCTGCGCCGCCGCCCGTGACGTCGCTGCAGGCAGCGCCACAGCAACAATATTATTACCAACATCAGCCCGACGAAG TTGCAGCTCATGGGGCTAACATGGGTTATGGGTTGTATGGGACAACAGATAACGACAATAAAGCCAATAGGAACATGCAGCACATCAAATCTCATCAACAAGTCACAAGTAGTGGGCAAATAGACAACACGAGGCCGATTGAAGAAATGCCTTATCAG tcAGGAGAGTTCATAGCATTAAAATCAGAATTAAATGAAATGTGGCCAGCTATTTGGAGAGTCGACGGAAAaactttactacaaaaatatgaacCTTTTGAAGAGAGTGGGAAAGTTTTATACCGTAATATTTCAaca tataCCGTATGGAATccagaaaataaaaagttatacaCTCAAGTCCCCGTAAAAGTGCGGTCGCAGACTCACCTGGAGACGATAGTGGAGCTAGTTAGAAGCGAACTTCCATTCGACGACTGCAGTTTTATCGAGAAGAGAATGCTAGAGACTCAAATGTACCAGGAGAACTTCGAAGtttatatacaaacattaaTATCGCACGCCCTAGACCCCAATTTTCTAACGGAAATATTTCAAGAACAAG ACGAATACTTCCTGTCGAACGTGAAGACGGTGGACGAGGTGACGGAGACCATGCGCGCGCGCGTGTCGGGCGGCGCGGCGAGCGGCGGAGGGGCGGGCGCGCGGGCGCTGGACGCCGCGCTGGCCACGTGGCCCGGCCTCAGCGTGGCGGGCGGCAGCGGCGCCTGCCGCgcctgcgcgcgcgccgccgtgGCGCGCCTGCTGCTGTACGGGCAGCCCTACAACCCCGCCACGCTGGAGCCCGTGCAGCCCGACGCGCGCCTCGCCTACGAGAAG GAGTTCCTGGTGTGTGCGACGTGTTGCAGTCGCGTGCAGCTATACTCGCGGATATCGCATCAAAAGTATTTGATGTACTCCGAGTGCAGTAAACGTGTCACCGAGAAGAGAATGCAGAACCCCAGCAAGGACACGACTGTGATTCTTAACGAGCTGTTAGCCGACGAAGTCTGGTTATCGCAG CTGTTCCGCGACGTGCGCCACTCGTGGGCCGAGGCGGAGTCGTGGGAGCGCAAGCTGCGCCACGCCATGGCGCGCCAGATGATCTAG
- the LOC142974497 gene encoding uncharacterized protein LOC142974497 isoform X2, with the protein MDPVGPWSAYSYNRLAGVQAGAASGDFHHHLASGGSGLGSQSVPSTTSQLLLQAAHTTASLAGQLGSSTASPFNPAGFLSPPAVGYDAVFSPLFHHANPKPAHYSSSALQAQHRQVIAQAQAAVASKQSSVESELSSLRENYSHQTLAAQGTSFFDQSSTPGSTTGLSWQGNNQLPSPFGILPHESVVPSSPSPATTKASATYENFNAHFAAAQTLNNHLNSQISSAGKQTNRSGSPATAPKQPATSTSSTFFQSPSFGNQTDNSYSTSSAKSGQLSSQQDYAGKQRANTASTVAPSSQQQNINSTSQDATSKIMDKKFNVPVTGPGSGFMASYLKFLQGERDTSPPPAGRGARKSTWSRTTNNTTNNKPYTQNDHNKSQCDTNSTQSANGAMAPTNVINSGMSLSNPVMSSSAGLGATGLLGANQIHGASSNLLTSQTKELDDPRYYNLNKDRKRKYDGSEEATYDAEEEARRLNKPVLNVPSTPLNDKGKNKGRTTMNKPTPSAVVAPQPAAPKKPRPPAPPPVTSLQAAPQQQYYYQHQPDEVAAHGANMGYGLYGTTDNDNKANRNMQHIKSHQQVTSSGQIDNTRPIEEMPYQSGEFIALKSELNEMWPAIWRVDGKTLLQKYEPFEESGKVLYRNISTYTVWNPENKKLYTQVPVKVRSQTHLETIVELVRSELPFDDCSFIEKRMLETQMYQENFEVYIQTLISHALDPNFLTEIFQEQDEYFLSNVKTVDEVTETMRARVSGGAASGGGAGARALDAALATWPGLSVAGGSGACRACARAAVARLLLYGQPYNPATLEPVQPDARLAYEKEFLVCATCCSRVQLYSRISHQKYLMYSECSKRVTEKRMQNPSKDTTVILNELLADEVWLSQLFRDVRHSWAEAESWERKLRHAMARQMI; encoded by the exons ATGGATCCAGTAGGACCATGGTCAGCATATTCATACAATCGGTTAGCAGGGGTCCAGGCCGGTGCTGCAAGTGGGGATTTTCATCACCACCTAGCAAGTGGTGGTTCTGGATTAGGCAGCCAATCAGTGCCATCTACTACCAGTCAGTTGCTTCTGCAAGCAGCTCACACAACAGCATCTCTAGCTGGACAACTTGGTTCATCAACTGCCTCACCCTTCAATCCTGCAGGATTTCTATCACCACCTGCAGTTGGGTATGATGCAGTGTTTTCACCACTGTTCCATCATGCAAATCCAAAACCTGCACATTACAGTTCTTCTGCCCTGCAAGCACAACATCGACAAGTTATAGCTCAAGCTCAGGCTGCAGTTGCATCAAAACAATCCTCAGTGGAATCAGAACTCTCTTCCCTAAGAGAAAATTATTCACATCAAACACTAGCAGCACAAGGGACATCATTTTTTGACCAGTCTTCAACTCCTGGCAGTACTACAGGATTGAGTTGGCAAGGAAATAACCAACTCCCTAGCCCATTTGGAATTTTACCTCATGAAAGTGTTGTGCCCTCATCTCCGAGTCCAGCAACAACAAAAGCATCAGCCacttatgaaaattttaatgcaCATTTTGCTGCTGCACAAACTCTCAATAACCATCTCAACTCACAGATATCCAGTGCTGGTAAACAAACTAATAGGTCAGGATCACCAGCAACTGCACCTAAACAACCAGCTACTTCAACGTCATCAACATTTTTTCAATCTCCTTCTTTTGGAAATCAGACTGATAATTCATATAGTACAAGCAGTGCAAAGAGTGGTCAACTTTCATCACAACAGGATTATGCAGGAA AACAACGGGCAAATACTGCATCGACGGTAGCACCCTCTTCACAGCAGCAGAACATTAACAGCACTTCACAAGACGCTACTTCAAAAATAATggataaaaaatttaatgttcCTGTCACGGGCCCCGGTTCAGGTTTCATGGCTtcttatttgaaatttttacaaGGGGAGCGTGACACATCTCCTCCACCGGCCGGCAGAGGCGCCAGAAAGTCTACGTGGTCTAGAACTACAAATAACACAACAAATAATAAGCCTTATACACAGAATGATCATAATAAAAGTCAATGTGATACGAATTCGACGCAAAGTGCTAATGGGGCCATGGCGCCGACGAACGTGATAAACTCAGGTATGTCACTAAGTAATCCAGTCATGAGCTCTTCAGCTGGCTTGGGTGCAACAGGCTTGTTGGGTGCTAATCAAATACACGGCGCATCGTCGAATCTTCTTACGTCTCAAACAAAGGAGTTAGACGATCCCCGCTACTATAATTTGAATAAGGATAGAAAACGTAAATATGACGGCAGCGAAGAAGCCACTTACGACGCCGAGGAAGAAGCGAGAAGGCTTAATAAGCCAGTGCTTAATGTGCCTAGTACACCTTTAAAtgataaaggaaaaaataaggGTCGAACAACAATGAATAAGCCGACACCGTCGGCGGTAGTGGCGCCTCAGCCGGCCGCGCCTAAGAAGCCACGACCTCCTGCGCCGCCGCCCGTGACGTCGCTGCAGGCAGCGCCACAGCAACAATATTATTACCAACATCAGCCCGACGAAG TTGCAGCTCATGGGGCTAACATGGGTTATGGGTTGTATGGGACAACAGATAACGACAATAAAGCCAATAGGAACATGCAGCACATCAAATCTCATCAACAAGTCACAAGTAGTGGGCAAATAGACAACACGAGGCCGATTGAAGAAATGCCTTATCAG tcAGGAGAGTTCATAGCATTAAAATCAGAATTAAATGAAATGTGGCCAGCTATTTGGAGAGTCGACGGAAAaactttactacaaaaatatgaacCTTTTGAAGAGAGTGGGAAAGTTTTATACCGTAATATTTCAaca tataCCGTATGGAATccagaaaataaaaagttatacaCTCAAGTCCCCGTAAAAGTGCGGTCGCAGACTCACCTGGAGACGATAGTGGAGCTAGTTAGAAGCGAACTTCCATTCGACGACTGCAGTTTTATCGAGAAGAGAATGCTAGAGACTCAAATGTACCAGGAGAACTTCGAAGtttatatacaaacattaaTATCGCACGCCCTAGACCCCAATTTTCTAACGGAAATATTTCAAGAACAAG ACGAATACTTCCTGTCGAACGTGAAGACGGTGGACGAGGTGACGGAGACCATGCGCGCGCGCGTGTCGGGCGGCGCGGCGAGCGGCGGAGGGGCGGGCGCGCGGGCGCTGGACGCCGCGCTGGCCACGTGGCCCGGCCTCAGCGTGGCGGGCGGCAGCGGCGCCTGCCGCgcctgcgcgcgcgccgccgtgGCGCGCCTGCTGCTGTACGGGCAGCCCTACAACCCCGCCACGCTGGAGCCCGTGCAGCCCGACGCGCGCCTCGCCTACGAGAAG GAGTTCCTGGTGTGTGCGACGTGTTGCAGTCGCGTGCAGCTATACTCGCGGATATCGCATCAAAAGTATTTGATGTACTCCGAGTGCAGTAAACGTGTCACCGAGAAGAGAATGCAGAACCCCAGCAAGGACACGACTGTGATTCTTAACGAGCTGTTAGCCGACGAAGTCTGGTTATCGCAG CTGTTCCGCGACGTGCGCCACTCGTGGGCCGAGGCGGAGTCGTGGGAGCGCAAGCTGCGCCACGCCATGGCGCGCCAGATGATCTAG
- the Capr gene encoding cell cycle associated protein caprin family member, with product MPSAANAKSEKPASSEAMDNSPIRQIMTIIEHKIRNLEKRKSKLTSYRDLQKAGRELNTDQKVAVAKYDEVAQTLEFARDLSKQVTAIATSAEREAKKQAKKEAWVRYAAETNKIREVLLILDCLNQMGSAEARNDFLNGTNGAVKLTEADLKILDDVYPEVTPKHELNEEGQPGFHIHTTKAAEHLYAIIDGKPKEILGTTYTHIKEIVSAVHDSGYFDRSLNAIPAEIEETHIPISEVEPVEVIDNEVEPEVAAAYAPAALPVPPAPTVVPAPAYPLRPLPPITLQEVEHAYFAQQYPQQRPIAEVIGSQNFFFLQESEIDSPVGTPQPPPIPNQPSPPAPIPTQTFTNQHFVQLPGGRVAEPGTLPMPPQPHFPPHPEHAGYQPAAVPLQAVPAAHPHVSGLQPVAPMQAVPPPAPQPVPTIPLSAAPHQVEDRPVASPADEKHEDENKESGSPDRDEGGERKIHGQGDGQARYRRYGGRVGGGSGRGAPNGHRGRGAFQNRQGNEGYRGRHPGEYQGRSGKDGYQNRQYDGYQNRHKDGYQSRGGDDRDGYYGNGDTGDSHQQNENGGRDRYNDNQNYQGGFKGRGRGGPRGGARGATRPPRPQQYSRKPENVE from the exons ATGCCTTCAGCTGCGAATGCGAAGTCCGAAAAACCAGCCTCTTCAGAGGCTATGGATAACTCACCAATACGACAGATTATGACGATTATTGAACACAAAATCCGTAATTTGGAGAAAAGAAAG agcAAGCTGACATCATACCGAGACTTGCAAAAAGCTGGAAGAGAATTAAACACTGATCAAAAAGTAGCTGTAGCTAAGTATGATGAAGTTGCCCAAACTTTGGAGTTCGCCAGAGACTTATCAAAACAAGTTACAGCTATTGCCACCTCTGCTGAGCGTGAGGCTAAAAAACAAGCCAAAAAG GAAGCCTGGGTGCGCTATGCAGctgaaactaacaaaatacGCGAGGTGTTACTTATTTTGGACTGTCTGAATCAAATGGGTAGTGCTGAAGCTAGAAATGATTTTCTCAATGGAACAAATGGTGCAGTTAAACTTACTGAAGCAGATCTCAAAATTTTGGATGATGT GTACCCTGAAGTGACTCCCAAGCATGAGCTGAATGAGGAAGGTCAACCTGGTTTCCATATTCACACTACAAAAGCAGCTGAGCACTTGTATGCAATAATTGATGGCAAGCCTAAGGAAATATTGGGAACTACTTATACTCACATAAAAGAGATCGTGAGCGCCGTTCATGACAGTGGCTACTTCGATCGTTCACTAAATGCTATACCGGCGGAAATTGAAGAGACTCATATCCCGATTTCTGAAGTGGAGCCCGTAGAAGTCATTGACAATGAAGTAGAGCCAGAAGTGGCCGCCGCGTACGCGCCTGCCGCCCTGCCTGTCCCACCAGCACCCACCGTTGTGCCCGCTCCTGCTTATCCGCTCAGGCCTCTTCCTCCCATAACACTTCAGGAAGTTGAGCACGCGTACTTCGCACAGCAATACCCACAACAGAGACCCATAGCCGAGGTTATAGGCTCCCAGAACTTCTTCTTCCTTCAAGAGTCTGAGATCGATAGCCCTGTCGGCACGCCTCAACCGCCACCCATTCCAAACCAACCTTCACCACCAGCACCTATCCCCACTCAAACTTTTACAAACCAGCACTTCGTACAGTTACCCGGTGGTCGTGTAGCGGAGCCGGGAACTCTGCCAATGCCGCCTCAACCGCACTTCCCTCCGCACCCGGAGCATGCTGGCTATCAACCGGCCGCCGTGCCTTTGCAAGCCGTGCCCGCGGCGCATCCGCACGTCTCTGGGCTGCAGCCCGTGGCGCCGATGCAGGCAGTGCCACCGCCCGCTCCGCAGCCCGTACCAACTATTCCACTATCCGCTGCTCCTCATCAGGTCGAAGATCGGCCGGTAGCTTCACCCGCCGACGAAAAGCACGAGGATGAGAACAAGGAGAGCGGAAGCCCCGACCGCGATGAGGGCGGCGAACGGAAAATTCACGGTCAGGGCGATGGCCAAGCCAGATACAGACGATACGGTGGTCGCGTAGGCGGCGGCAGTGGCAGAGGTGCACCCAATGGACACCGGGGACGCGGTGCTTTCCAGAACAGACAAGGCAACGAGGGGTATCGTGGCAGACACCCTGGCGAATATCAGGGTAGATCTGGAAAAGATGGCTACCAAAACAGGCAGTATGATGGATATCAAAACAGACACAAGGATGGATACCAAAGCCGCGGTGGTGATGATCGCGACGGTTATTATGGGAACGGAGATACCGGTGACAGCCACCAACAAAATGAGAATGGCGGTCGTGACAGATACAATGATAACCAGAACTACCAAGGTGGCTTTAAGGGTCGCGGCAGAGGAGGTCCGCGCGGTGGAGCTCGCGGCGCGACTCGACCGCCGCGTCCGCAACAATACAGCCGCAAACCAGAAAACGTTGAATAG
- the mtSSB gene encoding mitochondrial single stranded DNA-binding protein — protein sequence MFTSLRVPNVMRHAMGQLRLTTVRYESQKHEKTINQVTLLGRVGADPQKRGSAEHPVINFPVATHFSYKYESGDILQRTDWHRVSIFKPGLRDTIYKYLKKGQRVYVTGKLSYGEVKMDDGQVRTASTIIADDVIFFQSTPPTE from the exons ATGTTTACTTCATTACGG gtTCCAAATGTGATGCGCCATGCCATGGGCCAACTTCGTTTGACAACAGTTAGATATGAGTctcaaaaacatgaaaaaa CTATAAATCAGGTGACATTACTAGGCAGAGTGGGTGCAGACCCACAGAAGCGGGGCTCTGCAGAACATCCTGTCATAAACTTCCCGGTGGCCACACATTTTAGTTATAAGTATGAATCTGGGGATATTCTTCAAAGAACTGACTGGCATAGAGTTAGCATTTTTAAACCTGGTCTTAGAGATACCATTTACAAATACTTAAAGAAAGGACAAAGAGTTTATGTCACAGGGAAATTGTCATATGGAGAAGTTAAAATGGATGATGGTCAAGTCAGAACTGCATCAACAATTATTGCCGATGATGTAATATTCTTCCAAAGCACACCACCTACAGagtga
- the aop gene encoding ETS variant transcription factor anterior open, whose product MKVVSLQLPSGPSMERLPLPFSPTELLWRYPLPWAPPPPSPLGDAKAQLPAGLPPEPRLWTREDVAVFLKWCEREFDLPNFDMDLFQMNGKALCLLTKTDLGERCPGAGDVLHNVLQMLVRDAALLGRVPSSPVTPTARAAPYPPSPHSHPPTPTWAVDSFHHFHSAAAAAAQPNSVTLSPAPSVDSSGSPQRGEAVNYGPTYAPNVPPTTQNASSGSNHSDSDEEPQFAPPPRSPKEAPLASPAPQVHAAPQHPHYRTQHREFFPNDMPESNTNGRLLWDFLQQLLNDPTQRYTNYIAWKNRETGVFKIVDPAGLAKLWGIQKNHLSMNYDKMSRALRYYYRVNILRKVQGERHCYQFLRNPTELKNIKNISLLRQQMSPTRVVPHPVVKTEMKEERCEVDEPADEDMPTDLSMAASEPWRKRARSDAPPAPPHDKHHISALIGDNMMMKRESEYATEHYALNLKSEKCEQ is encoded by the exons ATGAAAGTAGTCAGTCTTCAACTCCCGTCGGGGCCAAGTATGGAGCGGCTACCGCTTCCATTTAGCCCTACGGAATTGTTATGGCGGTATCCTCTGCCATGGGCTCCACCGCCACCTTCCCCACTCGGGGATGCTAAGGCTCAGTTGCCGGCGGGTTTGCCTCCAGAACCCAGATTATGGACCAGAGAAGATGTTGCAGTTTTCCTTAAATGGTGTGAAAGAGAATTCGACTTGCCGAATTTCGACATGGATCTTTTCCAAATGAATG gaAAGGCTTTGTGTCTATTGACAAAAACAGATTTGGGTGAACGCTGCCCAGGCGCAGGGGATGTTTTACACAATGTTCTACAAATGTTAGTGAGGGATGCAGCATTATTGGGAAGAGTTCCCTCATCGCCAGTAACGCCCACAGCCCGCGCTGCACCCTACCCACCGTCCCCACATTCACACCCGCCTACTCCAACATGGGCTGTTGATAGTTTCCACCACTTCCATAGCGCAGCCGCAGCAGCTGCTCAACCAAACTCCGTAACTTTAAGTCCCGCACCGTCAGTGGACAGTTCAGGTAGTCCACAAAGAGGTGAAGCGGTCAACTATGGACCAACATATGCTCCTAATGTGCCTCCCACAACCCAAAATGCTAGCTCGGGAAGCAATCATTCCGATTCTGATGAAGAACCACAATTTGCGCCGCCGCCACGGTCTCCTAAAGAAGCTCCTTTGGCTAGCCCCGCACCACAAGTCCATGCTGCACCCCAACATCCACATTATCGTACACAGCATAGAGAATTCTTTCCTAATGATATGCCTGAGTCCAATACAA aTGGAAGATTACTTTGGGATTTCCTTCAGCAGCTACTTAATGACCCAACACAGCGTTACACAAACTATATTGCGTGGAAAAACCGGGAAACTGGTGTTTTTAAGATAGTAGATCCCGCTGGATTAGCGAAACTTTGGGGCATTCAGAAAAACCATCTTTCCATGAATTACGACAAGATGTCAAGAGCTCTAAGGTACTACTACCGCGTCAATATTCTGCGAAAAGTACAAGGAGAAAGACATTGCTACCA ATTCTTAAGGAATCCTACTGAACTGAAAAATATCAAGAATATATCACTTCTGCGGCAACAAATGAGCCCAACAAGAGTGGTTCCTCACCCCGTCGTGAAAACAGAAATGAAAGAAGAACGTTGTGAAGTTGATGAACCTGCCGATGAGGATATGCCCACTGACTTGAGTATGGCAGCATCGGAGCCTTGGCGGAAGCGCGCGCGGTCAGACGCGCCGCCTGCGCCACCACATGACAAACATCACATCAGTGCACTCATCGGTGACAACATGATGATGAAACGGGAATCAGAATACGCCACGGAACATTACGCACTCAACCTCAAAAGTGAAAAATGTGAACAATGA